TAGATGAACCAACAGCCGGCTTAGACTGGTCAATGCGTCGGCAGTTAGTAAACTTACTAGCCAAACTCAAACAAGACTGGACACTACTAGTAGTAACACACGATGCCGGTGATTTGCTGGCGATCGCAGATTATTGTTGGACACTCAACCACGGCGAACTACAATCAGTAGACCCCGCAACGCTAGAGTCTAAGGCAAAGGAACCACAGCCTGCGGCGTAGGTGGGGAGTGGGGAGTAGGGAGTGGGGAGTGGGGGAAGAAAAGGTAGACAAGGTAGACAAGGGAGTAACCCACCCCTAGCCCCTCCCAGGAGGGGAACAGGGAGCAGAACTATGGACTGTTGACTATTGACTATGGACTAATGACTAACTTATTGCCAGAAATGGCACAAATTTGGCAGCAAACTCTTAATTGGCAACCGACTGACTCACAGCAGGCGCAATTTCAGCAGCTTTATGAGTTAATTTTGGCAGGGAATAGCCAGTTAAATTTAACTCGCATTACTGAACCTCAAGAGTTTTGGGAAAAACATTTGTGGGATTCGCTGCGAGGAATAGCGCCACAGCAACAATTTATCTCCTCTCTCCAAGCGGATGCGTCTGTAATTGATATTGGTACAGGTGCGGGGTTTCCTGGTGTTCCTGTGGCAATTATTGCACCTAACTCTACAATTACCTTGGTAGATTCAACGCGCAAGAAGATTAATTTTATCGATAAAATATTGAGTGAACTGGCTCTTAGTAATGCCAACACTCTTGTTGCTAGAGCAGAAGAAATTGGTCAACAACCACAGCATCGCCAAAAATATGATATTGCTTTAATTCGTGCAGTTGGTACTGCCTCAGCCTGTGCAGAATATACTTTACCTTTATTAAAGCAAGGCGGTTTGGCTGTAATTTATCGCGGTACTTGGACGGAAGAAGAAACGACAGCTTTAGAAAATGCAGTCAAGCAGTTGGGTGGAAAAGTTGAATCAATCGAAAACTTCACAACTCCCTTAACTAACAGCATCCGCCACTGTCTGTATTTGCGTAAAGTAGGAACCACACCAGCTAGTTTTCCTCGCACTGTTGGTATACCCACTCAAAAGCCACTGTGAGCTTAAAATGCCCCCATTTTAAAAATTGCTAATAAATCTTTTGTACTCATATGCGCTCGCTCTTTTGATGATGGGGTGGATGTAGACAATCGCAAATAAGATTCATAGTTAAATTATCTAGAAAATTAACTGCGATCGCCAAGCGTATAATTACAAATTCTCTCATCAAAGCGATGGCGTTCCGCCCAGCGTAGCTGATCGCATGGTTTTTAGCTAGTCACTGCTTGTTTATTTCCATTTCCGTTACTGTCTATACTGGCAACAAATGAGGGTTGCTGTGAACTAGAACTTGGTGACTCGCCTCGGAGTCTCTTGCGGCGTTGATTTTTGGGAACTCCTCCCGCCATGCCATACTCTACACTGCTTCTACCATATTTAACGCCCACTCCCATCAGCATATGCTCTGTCATATCTCCTAATTCACGCTCTGTTTCCAGCATTTCCCGGTACAACTTATCCAGGTTAGCAAGAGCGCTGTTGTATGCGTTTTCTTTAGCTTGCATTGTATTAATTAGTTTTGAGAAGGCAGATAGGGTAAGTCCATTACCTAAATCTAAATTTAGATCAATTGAGTTCATCCCAGATGCACGCCGTACTGCTTTTTTTAATATTGGAGAGCTTCTTTGTCTACGCATGATACACACTGTGTAAGATATTACGGTTGATATTATTTACTTTAAAAAATCTCCGTATCGATCAGCCTGAGAAGATTTTGGCAAATCTGCAACAGCTTTTGCTACAAGCGATAGTATTTATAAATACGCGAATTACTGAAATGAGAAGGTAATTTAACTAAATGAATAAACAAACTGCGGTTTGCTTGCGGAAAACACCAAAATGAGAAAGTATTTTAACTAAATGAATAAACAAACTGCGGTTTGCTTGCGGAAAACACCAAAACGAAAAAGTATTTTAGCCAAATGAGTTAATAAACTGCGGTTTGCTAACTGAATTTATAGAAATGAGAAAGTAATTAGATATCTTGAGAAAGATACAACGATATTTTTACCTATTCTATTAAGAAACACCAAAAAATAAATTATCTCAAATTGATGGTTTGCTAGGGTGCGTCAGTATGAATAATATTTGAGTGCATATAGTTTGGCTCAAAAATAAGAGATGTAAGTGGAAGGACTAAATTAAACCTAACTTGAGATTATCGGGTTTCGACTTCGCTCAACCCTCGTCTAGTCAGCTTATCGAGCATTGAGCGGAGTCGAAATGCGTCTTATAAATAATTATGTCCATCTACTTAGTTAAGGTGTGAGATATTTATCGTACCAAGCTAAATAACGCTCTAGGACATCACGTTGATAACTTGGTTTGCTGATACCGTGAGACTGTTCAGGATAAACTACTAATTGAGTATCAATTCCTAGACTTTTGAGTGCTTGATACATCTGTTCAGAGTTATGTAGGGGTACAGAAAAATCTCTATCACCTCCCATAAATAGTGTTGGTGTAACAATGCGGTCAGCGTGAAGAAAAGGGAAAGAAATTCGTAGCCATACTTCAAGGTTCTTCCACGGTACACCAAGCTCTTGTTCATAGTCATCAATATACTCATCAGTACCATAGGTTGCTAAAATATTTGATTCACCAGCCCCACTGACTGCGGCTTGAAAGCGGTTATCTTGAGCAATAGTGTAATTGGTCAACATTGCGCCGTAACTCCAGCCACCAATTCCTAAGCGTGATGGTGCAGCAATTCCAGTAGTAATGGCATAATCCGCACCAGCAATAATATCTTGAGCGTCTTTGTTTCCCCAGTCTGCATAAATTGCTTTGGAAAAGGCTTCTCCTCTACCTGAACTACCCCGTGGGTTAACACCCACAACGACATAGCCGTGAGCTGCAAACAGTTGCCAATTAAACATAAACTGGTTTGTAAACTGACCGACAGGCCCACCGTGCAGCATTAGCAGTGTTGGGTATTTCTTCCCTGGCTGATAATTAGGTGGCTTGACAAGAAAGCCATGAATTTCTGTACCATCTTTACTTCTAAAGCTGATTTCATCTGTAGCTGCTAAATTTAACTGCGCTAGTAACTGATCGTTTTGGTGTGATATTAAACGCAAATTTTTACCCTTAAAGGCAAAGACTGCATTTGGTTGTTGTGGCGTTGAGGAAAGTAAAGCAATTTTGCCGTCGCGTCCTAAATCAAATTTACTAATCTCTCGTCTTCCTGCAAAGAATCGCTCAATTTTGCCACCAGTTACAGGTATTTTTGCTAGATGAACATTGCCATCATCTTCGATTAAAAATAGTATTGATTTACCATCTGTAGTAAAGCGTGGCTTGGCAACATTGCGATCAAGGTTGGTAGTCAGTAGACGAGGAGTACCACCCTTGGCGGGGATAATTGCAAGATGGTGAATTGCGTACTCAATAAGTTTGGGTGAACCTCCTTGCAAATAAGCAATTGACTTACCATCTGGACTCCAAACCGGACGACTATCCCAATCAGGAGCGGAGTCAGGGCCAATAAAGGTAGTTAGCTGACGGGCTTTGGCTCCCGATTGGGCAGCGATTGCATACAGATCCCAATTGTTATTGCGATCGCTCTCTTGACTACGGTTGCTCACAAAAGCAATATTTTTGCTATCAGGTGACCAAGCAGGTAAATACTCATTAAATGAACCTGGAGTGAGAATATCTGCTTTGCGAGTTGCTAAGTCCAATACATAAAGATGTTCACGACTTTTACCGATAAAACCCGCACCGTCTTCTAAGAAGTGAAATTGATCAATAACAATCGGTGGTGGGGTTTTCTCCTGAGAAGGTGTTTCTGGATCTGGTTTCTCAGCAATTACCGCTAGTTGCCGACTGTCAGGAGACCAGACAAAATCAGTAACATCACCAGCAAAGTTTGATATTTTCTCGGCTTCACCACCTGCTAAGTTGAGCAACCA
Above is a genomic segment from Nostoc sp. MS1 containing:
- a CDS encoding S9 family peptidase, which encodes MKKLTNIALACSVLVTMSAINIQVQAQEKRLLTLDDQFAFRQISDPQLSPSGDWIVYTVTNTDLKNDTRDSHIYMTSWDGSQTLQLTNSNDGEYNPRFSPDGKYLAFRSSRQSGIQQIWLLNLAGGEAEKISNFAGDVTDFVWSPDSRQLAVIAEKPDPETPSQEKTPPPIVIDQFHFLEDGAGFIGKSREHLYVLDLATRKADILTPGSFNEYLPAWSPDSKNIAFVSNRSQESDRNNNWDLYAIAAQSGAKARQLTTFIGPDSAPDWDSRPVWSPDGKSIAYLQGGSPKLIEYAIHHLAIIPAKGGTPRLLTTNLDRNVAKPRFTTDGKSILFLIEDDGNVHLAKIPVTGGKIERFFAGRREISKFDLGRDGKIALLSSTPQQPNAVFAFKGKNLRLISHQNDQLLAQLNLAATDEISFRSKDGTEIHGFLVKPPNYQPGKKYPTLLMLHGGPVGQFTNQFMFNWQLFAAHGYVVVGVNPRGSSGRGEAFSKAIYADWGNKDAQDIIAGADYAITTGIAAPSRLGIGGWSYGAMLTNYTIAQDNRFQAAVSGAGESNILATYGTDEYIDDYEQELGVPWKNLEVWLRISFPFLHADRIVTPTLFMGGDRDFSVPLHNSEQMYQALKSLGIDTQLVVYPEQSHGISKPSYQRDVLERYLAWYDKYLTP
- the rsmG gene encoding 16S rRNA (guanine(527)-N(7))-methyltransferase RsmG; this translates as MTNLLPEMAQIWQQTLNWQPTDSQQAQFQQLYELILAGNSQLNLTRITEPQEFWEKHLWDSLRGIAPQQQFISSLQADASVIDIGTGAGFPGVPVAIIAPNSTITLVDSTRKKINFIDKILSELALSNANTLVARAEEIGQQPQHRQKYDIALIRAVGTASACAEYTLPLLKQGGLAVIYRGTWTEEETTALENAVKQLGGKVESIENFTTPLTNSIRHCLYLRKVGTTPASFPRTVGIPTQKPL